TTCATGTTTGCGACCATCGGCATCATAACGGGCGGAGTCAGTAACGGTATAGAGCGCGCGACCAAAACCATGATGCCGGTGCTCATCCTTGTTCTTCTGGTGATGATCGTATATGTATTCACCCTGGAAGGAAGTGTTGAAGGAGCAAAAATGTACCTGCTTCCGGATTTTTCCGTCATCAACACCAACCTCGTATTTGCCGCGCTCGGCCAGGCGTTTTTCTCACTCTCCCTCGGCATGGGAGCGCTCCTTACGTACGGCTCCTATCTGAAAAAAAATCAGAATATCGTTGAATCGGCGACATACGTGACTTTTGCCGATATGGGCATCGCCTTCCTGGCCGGCATGCTGATTATCCCCGCCATGTTCGTCGCCCAGACCGCGGGCATCAACATTCTCGACGAGGACGGGAAACTGTTCACCAGCGCCACTCTGGTTTTTGAAGTGCTGCCCAATTTATTTAAGAGCATGGGCGGATTTTTCGGTCTGCTTTTCGGGGTTTCCTTTTTTGTGCTTCTGAGCATGGCGGCACTCACCTCTACGATCTCTCTGCTCGAAGTACCGGTCTCCTATGTAATCGACGAACATAAAATCAAACGCAAGAAAGCGGCGATGGTCGTCGGCGGAACCGTCATGCTGTTTGCCGTGATCATCTCCTTCAATATCGCCCTGATCGACCTGCTTGCCATGATCTTCAACAATGTGGGATTGCCGCTGGGCGGATTGATGCTCTGTCTGTTCATGGCCTGGTTCTGGAAAACCGAAAACGCGATTCAGGAAATTCGTCATGGTTTCGAGGGATTTGACAACTCTGTGTTCTCTGTTGTCTGGACCATCTTTGTAAAGTATATCTGTCCGTTGCTGATCGCGCTGGTGCTGTTCACCACCCTTTACAACCTGCTGGCCGGCTAAACGACTGACTCCCGGCAACATCCCGGCAAAACGATTATTTTGCACATAAACAAACCGTTTCCGCTACAAAGCAATTTGTCTTCAAATGCCAACAGTGGTATTTTTGGTCACTGTTAATCTCCATCTATCTTCTTTTTATGCCCAAAGTAACAACATCTGATTTTCGCAACGGTCTTACCATTATGCTCAGTGGTGACATCTTCAGCATCACCGAGTTCCTGCATGTAAAACCCGGCAAGGGTGGTGCGTTTGTCCGTACCAAACTCAAAAACGTGACTACCGGAAGGGTTCTGGATAAAACATTTCGAGCCGGAGAAAGTGTGGAAGCCGTGCGTATTGAGCGCCACCCCTATCAGTTCCTGTATCAGGAAGGGGACATTTACCACTTCATGCACAAGGAAACGTTTGAACAGATTCCCATTCCCGAGGAAAAAATCGATCGTCCCCTTTTCCTGAAGGAGAACCAGGACATCCAGGTGGTGGTACTCGCCGAAACCGAGGAAATCCTGTTTACCGAACTGCCCGACCAGGTGGTTCTTCAAATAACAGAGACGGAGCCCGGCGTCAAGGGCGATACCGCACAGGGAGGCTCAAAAGCCGCCAAACTGGAATCGGGGGCATCCATTCAGGTGCCGCTTTTTATCAACCAGGGGGATCTGGTGAAAGTCAACTCCAAGGAAGGCACCTACCTGGAACGCGTTAAACTTTAAATTTCTGCAAATATGGACCTGAAAACCATTAAGAATCTTCTCAATCTCATTTCCGATACCGATGTGAACGAGGTGGAGATTGAGGAGGGCGACTTCCGGATCAAAGTCAAAAAGCAGCCGGACACAATCAAGGGAGAGTTTCCTTCCGCCCAAATGGGACAACCACCGGCAGTGCAATACCAGGCACCGGCACCAGCGCCCGCACCACAAGCCGCTCCAGCGGAATCCGCCGCACCGACTGCTTCGGCTGAAACCGACAAGGATGAAAACCTCATCACTGTCCGTTCTCCCATCGTCGGCACATTCTACCGGGCGCCCTCGCCGGAGTCCGATCCTTACCTCAATACCGGTGACACCGTCTCCAAAGGGGATGTACTCTGCATCATCGAGGCGATGAAAATCATGAACGAAATAGAGTCGGAGCACACCGGAAAAGTAGTGAAAATTCTCGCAGAGGAGGCCCAGCCGGTGGAATTTGACCAGCCTCTATTCCTTATTCAGCCCTCCTGATCGTTACCATGTTTGATAAAATCCTGATCGCCAATCGCGGCGAAATCGCCCTGAGAATCATCCGGACGTGCCGGGAGATGGGCATCAAAACCGTTGCGGTATATTCCACCGCGGATGAAAAGAGTCTTCATGTCAAATTCGCCGACGAAGCGGTCTGTATTGGTCCGCCTGCAGCCCGCGACAGCTACCTGAAGATTCCCAGAATCATCGCCGCGGCCGAGATTACCGATGCCAAAGCCATCCACCCGGGTTACGGGTTTCTCGCTGAAAACGCGGAATTCTCCCGGATTTGCGATGAGCATAACATCAAGTTCATCGGTCCCTCCCCCGAGATGATCGACACCATGGGCAACAAATCCATGGCCCGGGAGAACATGCAGAAGTACGGCGTTCCTACCATTCCGGGAAGTACCGGCATTATCCACAACGCCGAACAGGCCAAAGAGGTAGCTGCCGAAATCGGTTATCCGGTTATTTTCAAGGCATCTGCCGGAGGCGGCGGGCGCGGCATGCGTATCTGCAAGGACGAAAGCGAGATTGAGCGGCAGCTTACCGCCGCCCGCAACGAATCGGAGGCCTGTTTCGGCAGCAAGGAGATCTACCTGGAGAAATTCATCGTCGAGCCACGCCATGTGGAAATCCAGATTGTCGGCGACCGTCACGGTCAGGTCATCCATTTCGGCGAACGCGACTGCTCAATGCAGCGCCGGCACCAGAAAATGGTGGAAGAAGCGCCCTGTCCGGTAATGACGCCCGAACTGCGGGAACGAATGGGTCAGGCCGCAATCAAAGCCGCTGAAGCCATCCAGTATGAAGGGGCCGGTACCATCGAGTTTTTGCTGGACCGGGACCACAACTTCTATTTCATGGAGATGAACACGCGGATTCAGGTGGAGCATCCCGTCACCGAGGAAGTAACCGACGAAGACCTGATACAGCTGCAAATTGAAGTGGCTGCAGGCCTTCCGCTGCAGAAAAAGAAACTCAAAATGCGCGGACACTCTATCGAGTGCCGGATCAACGCGGAAGACCCCGCTTTCAATTTCCGCCCCTCGGCCGGGGAGATCAAGGTGTTCCACACTCCAGGCGGGCACAGTGTGCGAATCGATACCCACGCCTACTCCGGTTACTCGGTGCCTCCGAACTATGACTCGATGATCGCCAAGCTGATCGTAAGCGCTCCCGACCGCCCCCAGGCCATCGCTCGCATGAAACGGGCACTCAATGAGTTTGTGATTGAAGGAATCAAGACCAATATTCCTTATCAGCTGCAACTCATGGACGACCCCAACTTCAAAAGCGGCCAGTTTGACACGAAGTATCTCGAAAACCATTTCAATTACAATCCCGATAATCACTAATTACGAGGAATATGAATCATCCCGACGACCTTAAATACACCCGTGAGCACGAATGGGTGCGCGACAATGGCGACGGAACCGTCACGGTAGGCATCACCGATTTCGCTCAAAGCGAACTGGGTGATATTGTGTTTGTTGAAATCGACAAAGTGGGCAAATCGGTAGATAAGGATAACCCGTTCGGTACGGTGGAAGCCGTTAAGACAGTATCCGAATTGTTCATGCCGGTCACCGGTAAAATCCTGGAATGGAATGAAGAGCTGGAAGAAGAGCCGGAGCTGGTCAACAAAGACCCTTACGACAAGGGCTGGATGATCAAAATAAAGATGTCCAAATCCTCCGAGCTGGACCAGCTGCTCTCCGTCAAAGACTACGAACAAATTATTTCCTGACACAACAATTCCTGTCAGCGGAAGCGTTATTCGGGTAACTTCGTGCCCGGAAACCGATCCGGGCATTCATTGTCATCCGCCTCCGCCGGAGAAGCATCCCCGGTGAAGCTTGCAACAACCATTCACTTTATCATACATCCCGGATGATCACACCGGAAAAAGAGTGGATCCTGATACTCGACTATGGATCCCAGTACAATCAGCTCATAGCCCGCCGGGTTCGTGAGAGTCAGGTATACTGCGAAATCCATCCGTTCAATGTCGACCTGGAGAAGTTCACCGGGAATCCGCCCGCCGGGGTTATTTTATCCGGCGGCCCCATGAGTGTCAACGATGCCGACGCGCCGCATCTAAACCAGGCCGTATTTGATTTCAACGTGCCGGTACTGGGCATATGCTACGGGTTTCAGCTCATGTCACATCACCTGAAGCCCGGATCGGTGGCCAACGCCGACAGGCGCGAGTACGGGCGGGCCAAAATTTCCGTCATAAAACGCAACGACCTGTTTGCCGGAATTCCGGAAAAAAGCACAGTGTGGATGAGTCATGGCGATCACATCATCCACCTTCCCGAAAATTTTGAGGTAATCGCCCGAACCGATAACGCTCCGGTTGCCGCCGTAAAACTGGCTACGCGTCCCGTCTATGGCGTCCAGTTTCATCCGGAGGTGGTACACACGGAGTTCGGCCGGGAAATACTGCACAATTTTGTCCGCAATATCTGCGGCCTTCAGGGAATCTGGACCGCCGAATCGTTTGTGGAAAGCGCTATTGCCCAAATCAGGGAAGAGGCGGGCGACGGACGGGTGATTTGCGGACTTTCCGGCGGCGTCGACTCGACCGTTGCGGCCACCCTGCTGCACCGAGCCATCGGTGACCGGCTGCTGTGCGTGTTTGTCAACAACGGAGTGCTTCGAAAAAACGAATTTGAGGATGTGCAACGGCTTTACACCGAAAAGCTGAAACTGCCGGTGAAAGGGGTCGATGCCTCCGATCTGTTTCTGGACCGGCTTCAGGGGATCAGCGATCCGGAAACGAAGCGAAAAGTTATCGGCAACACGTTTATTGAAGTATTTGACCAGGCGGTGGCTGATGAGAAGGGCTTCACCCACCTTGCCCAGGGTACGTTATACCCCGATGTGATCGAAAGCGTCTCGTTCAAAGGGCCCTCGGTGACGATAAAATCGCATCACAATGTGGGCGGACTCCCCGAGAAAATGAATCTCAAACTGATAGAGCCTCTCAGGGAGTTGTTCAAGGATGAAGTGCGAAAGGTCGGTGAATCGCTTGATATCCCGAAAGAATTTATCCGCCGCCACCCGTTTCCGGGTCCCGGTCTGTCGATCCGGATTTTGTCGGATATCACCAGGGAGAAAGTGGCCCTGCTCCAGGAAGCCGATGCAATTTTTATTGAGGAGCTTCGTGTCAACAACCTGTACGATTCCGTCTGGCAGGCGTTTGTGGTACTGTTGCCGGTCCAGAGTGTGGGTGTGATGGGCGATGAGCGGACCTACGACTTTGTCGTGGGACTTCGGGCGGTGACCAGTGTGGACGGCATGACCGCCGATTGGGCCCATCTCCCCTACGAGTTTCTCAGCCATGTATCCAACCGCATCATCAATGAAGTAAAAGGAATCAACCGGGTGGTCTACGACATCAGCTCCAAACCTCCCGCAACTATTGAATGGGAATAGCTGTTATGAGAACCCACCGACCCGGACGTTGTTTCGCAATCCTGCTGTCAATTCTTTACCTGCTGAGCCCGGGCTTTATCGAGGTACAGGCAGCCGGCGGAACAGCATTGCAGGACGACCGCTTTGATACAGCACTGGCCTTTTACAGAGAAGCAGAATACGACTCTTCCGCCCGTCATTTTGCCGCTATCGGCACTCCGGAAGCCCGTCTTTTTGCCGGGAAAAGTTATTTCGCCCTCGGAGAATACCCCCTTGCCGGTCGCTATCTGCGTCAGGTGAGCCGGGAGGATGATCCCCGTTTTTTTGATGAGGCACGGTATACACTGGCTCTTGTGGATTTTCAGACGAAGCAGTTCGGAAGAGCACTGGACAATTTGCACAATCTCAAATCGCGGCCGGCTTACCAGAACCTCCACCGGGATGCCGACGTGATGTACCGCCAGATCATGGGGTATCTGACTACCGAACAGCGCAGGGAAGCGTTCCGCCAAAGCCAGCTTATGCCGGTCCAGTTCGACCTGTTTCGCTATGGAATCGATCACATGGGCAGAACGGAGGCTCGAGAGCTTTATTCAACCCTGTCTCCGTTTTTTGAGACCTCCATCGACACCAATATCATACGTGCCGTAGAACGCAGAATCGACCGCATGCCGGATGAGCCGCCCGCTTCGCAATTGTTTGGTGAAGCTCCGGACGGTATTGTATACGACATCGGAGTATTACTGCCCGATGCGGAAACAGGGAGTCCCGAGTGGCAAATTTCTCGGGCACTGTACAACGGTTATCATCTTGCGGCGGAGGAGTTCAACCGAAGGAGTGCCGACAAGCGCATCCGGCTTCGCCATGTAACCACCTCCGACACCCTGCTTACGCAGGAGGCGGCCATGACAAAAATGGCCTGGACCTACCATGTGGATGCCATTCTTGGTCCGCTCTTCTCCGATTCGGCCTACCGGATCAGGGACCTGGCCGAGTACTATGGAATTCCGGTGATTCCACCGCTGGCCAACGCCGACACTCTGAACATCGCCAATCCGTATCTGTACCAGGTCAATCCCACGTTTGAAGTACGCGGCAGGGCCATGGCCCGGTTCGCGGTCAATGAGCTGAAGCTGGACACCCTGGCCGTTATCACGCAGAGCAATCAGCCGGTTGCTCGGGAAGCCCAGGCGTTCCGAAACGAAGCCGAACGGCTTGGCGCAACTGTTTTGCACTATTTCAGTGAAAACTTCGAAGCCCGTGCGTTTGAAGTGGCCCACATCACCCCCTGGCTGGCCGGCGATGAACGATTCATTGATGAAGAAGAATATGAGCTGAAACCGGTCAAGGGGGTCTATCTGTCGCTGACCGGCCGCGGGGCCGACCAGTTGATCGAGCTGATCCTCAACGACCTGCAGGCCACCCGAAGCAGGGCGACCATCCTGGCCAACGAAGAGATGGCTCATATTGAGTTAAGCGATGCCCGCCGACGATATTTTGATATCTATTACAGCAACTTTTTCTACCGGGATAACGACCGCAGGGAGACCTACACTTTTCAGCAGGATTTCGAATCACTGACCGGTACCCGGCCCAACAATTTCGCACATTTGGGGTATGATGTTGCCAATTTCCTGTTCAAATCGCTTGAAACGCTTCAGAATCCGGCCCGGATCAAGCCCATGCTGCGCCACCGTCCGGTCTACGAAGGTGTGATCACCAACATCGGGTTCCAGGGCACGCACATTAATCAAAAGCTCCACATAATGCGGATCGAGCGGGACGAAACGGTTCGCTACAAGCGTCCGCCGGATGAATCCGATGAGGAGACTCAGGAAACGGATAACAATTCGGAGTAAGAAACGCGGCCACACGTCTGTATGCTTTGGCGGCCGCGAGGTATCCCGGCCGGTACTTCCGATCACATGCTATTTCCTGAGCATGGGCAGGCGCGAAAAGAAACTGACTCTTTTCTGCGGGAAGTAGCCTTCGTTGACCGACCGCACATCCTCCACGGAAACAAAAGCTTTGGGAGCCTTCTCCTTGATCACGCCGATCATCTTTTCCAGATCCTTGCGCTTGATGATGCTCAATATCAGACGAACCGACCCACTGATACCGCTTGCCGATACCGATGTAACCCCGAAATCCCGCTCCTTCAGGAATTGAATCAGGTCGGTTGCGTCTTCACTGGTGATGGTACGGACACACAGCAGCCCCATGGCGATTTTCTCTTCCAGGTAGATACCGATATAATTCCCGAACGAGAAACCGGCGGCGTACGCAAAATAGAGCCCAAAGTTGGTCAGGCTCTGCATGATCTGACCGATGGCCAGCAGCCAGATCAGCGACTCGAAAAAGCCCACCAGCGGGGCCAGCACCTTCATGCTTCTGGAAACAAAGATGATGCGCAGGGTACCGAGTGTCACATCCACGACCCTTGCCAGAAAAATCAGAACTGGCAGAATCACCCATCCAAACCAGTCGAAATCCATTGTCATTGCTTCCATACCACCCACGCTTGCATATTCATCAACGGCTTTTCAGTTTTGTTCTTCTGCCCGGCGCAGCGCCTCTTCGCGCTCCATCTCCGCACGCT
The sequence above is drawn from the Balneolales bacterium ANBcel1 genome and encodes:
- a CDS encoding sodium-dependent transporter; translated protein: MSEHKTERGSWNTKLGFVLAAAGSAVGLGNIWGFPTQVADNGGASFILIYVICCLVVGLPVMIAEFAIGRHTRRNPVGAFKKLGGGWFPPLIGLWGVMCGVMILSFYLVIAGWTFSFVFEEIFHFMGLTAAAHWLADLGNGPKNAFFSILFMFATIGIITGGVSNGIERATKTMMPVLILVLLVMIVYVFTLEGSVEGAKMYLLPDFSVINTNLVFAALGQAFFSLSLGMGALLTYGSYLKKNQNIVESATYVTFADMGIAFLAGMLIIPAMFVAQTAGINILDEDGKLFTSATLVFEVLPNLFKSMGGFFGLLFGVSFFVLLSMAALTSTISLLEVPVSYVIDEHKIKRKKAAMVVGGTVMLFAVIISFNIALIDLLAMIFNNVGLPLGGLMLCLFMAWFWKTENAIQEIRHGFEGFDNSVFSVVWTIFVKYICPLLIALVLFTTLYNLLAG
- the efp gene encoding elongation factor P, giving the protein MPKVTTSDFRNGLTIMLSGDIFSITEFLHVKPGKGGAFVRTKLKNVTTGRVLDKTFRAGESVEAVRIERHPYQFLYQEGDIYHFMHKETFEQIPIPEEKIDRPLFLKENQDIQVVVLAETEEILFTELPDQVVLQITETEPGVKGDTAQGGSKAAKLESGASIQVPLFINQGDLVKVNSKEGTYLERVKL
- the accC gene encoding acetyl-CoA carboxylase biotin carboxylase subunit; translated protein: MFDKILIANRGEIALRIIRTCREMGIKTVAVYSTADEKSLHVKFADEAVCIGPPAARDSYLKIPRIIAAAEITDAKAIHPGYGFLAENAEFSRICDEHNIKFIGPSPEMIDTMGNKSMARENMQKYGVPTIPGSTGIIHNAEQAKEVAAEIGYPVIFKASAGGGGRGMRICKDESEIERQLTAARNESEACFGSKEIYLEKFIVEPRHVEIQIVGDRHGQVIHFGERDCSMQRRHQKMVEEAPCPVMTPELRERMGQAAIKAAEAIQYEGAGTIEFLLDRDHNFYFMEMNTRIQVEHPVTEEVTDEDLIQLQIEVAAGLPLQKKKLKMRGHSIECRINAEDPAFNFRPSAGEIKVFHTPGGHSVRIDTHAYSGYSVPPNYDSMIAKLIVSAPDRPQAIARMKRALNEFVIEGIKTNIPYQLQLMDDPNFKSGQFDTKYLENHFNYNPDNH
- a CDS encoding ABC transporter substrate-binding protein — protein: MRTHRPGRCFAILLSILYLLSPGFIEVQAAGGTALQDDRFDTALAFYREAEYDSSARHFAAIGTPEARLFAGKSYFALGEYPLAGRYLRQVSREDDPRFFDEARYTLALVDFQTKQFGRALDNLHNLKSRPAYQNLHRDADVMYRQIMGYLTTEQRREAFRQSQLMPVQFDLFRYGIDHMGRTEARELYSTLSPFFETSIDTNIIRAVERRIDRMPDEPPASQLFGEAPDGIVYDIGVLLPDAETGSPEWQISRALYNGYHLAAEEFNRRSADKRIRLRHVTTSDTLLTQEAAMTKMAWTYHVDAILGPLFSDSAYRIRDLAEYYGIPVIPPLANADTLNIANPYLYQVNPTFEVRGRAMARFAVNELKLDTLAVITQSNQPVAREAQAFRNEAERLGATVLHYFSENFEARAFEVAHITPWLAGDERFIDEEEYELKPVKGVYLSLTGRGADQLIELILNDLQATRSRATILANEEMAHIELSDARRRYFDIYYSNFFYRDNDRRETYTFQQDFESLTGTRPNNFAHLGYDVANFLFKSLETLQNPARIKPMLRHRPVYEGVITNIGFQGTHINQKLHIMRIERDETVRYKRPPDESDEETQETDNNSE
- the accB gene encoding acetyl-CoA carboxylase biotin carboxyl carrier protein, with amino-acid sequence MDLKTIKNLLNLISDTDVNEVEIEEGDFRIKVKKQPDTIKGEFPSAQMGQPPAVQYQAPAPAPAPQAAPAESAAPTASAETDKDENLITVRSPIVGTFYRAPSPESDPYLNTGDTVSKGDVLCIIEAMKIMNEIESEHTGKVVKILAEEAQPVEFDQPLFLIQPS
- the gcvH gene encoding glycine cleavage system protein GcvH; this translates as MNHPDDLKYTREHEWVRDNGDGTVTVGITDFAQSELGDIVFVEIDKVGKSVDKDNPFGTVEAVKTVSELFMPVTGKILEWNEELEEEPELVNKDPYDKGWMIKIKMSKSSELDQLLSVKDYEQIIS
- a CDS encoding DUF2179 domain-containing protein; protein product: MEAMTMDFDWFGWVILPVLIFLARVVDVTLGTLRIIFVSRSMKVLAPLVGFFESLIWLLAIGQIMQSLTNFGLYFAYAAGFSFGNYIGIYLEEKIAMGLLCVRTITSEDATDLIQFLKERDFGVTSVSASGISGSVRLILSIIKRKDLEKMIGVIKEKAPKAFVSVEDVRSVNEGYFPQKRVSFFSRLPMLRK
- the guaA gene encoding glutamine-hydrolyzing GMP synthase, with translation MITPEKEWILILDYGSQYNQLIARRVRESQVYCEIHPFNVDLEKFTGNPPAGVILSGGPMSVNDADAPHLNQAVFDFNVPVLGICYGFQLMSHHLKPGSVANADRREYGRAKISVIKRNDLFAGIPEKSTVWMSHGDHIIHLPENFEVIARTDNAPVAAVKLATRPVYGVQFHPEVVHTEFGREILHNFVRNICGLQGIWTAESFVESAIAQIREEAGDGRVICGLSGGVDSTVAATLLHRAIGDRLLCVFVNNGVLRKNEFEDVQRLYTEKLKLPVKGVDASDLFLDRLQGISDPETKRKVIGNTFIEVFDQAVADEKGFTHLAQGTLYPDVIESVSFKGPSVTIKSHHNVGGLPEKMNLKLIEPLRELFKDEVRKVGESLDIPKEFIRRHPFPGPGLSIRILSDITREKVALLQEADAIFIEELRVNNLYDSVWQAFVVLLPVQSVGVMGDERTYDFVVGLRAVTSVDGMTADWAHLPYEFLSHVSNRIINEVKGINRVVYDISSKPPATIEWE